In the Sarcophilus harrisii chromosome 3, mSarHar1.11, whole genome shotgun sequence genome, one interval contains:
- the SRRM1 gene encoding serine/arginine repetitive matrix protein 1 isoform X2, with translation MDAGFFRGTSAEQDNRFSNKQKKLLKQLKFAECLEKKVDMGKVNLEVIKPWITKRVTEILGFEDDVVIEFIFNQLEVKNPDSKMMQINLTGFLNGKNAREFMGELWPLLLSAQENIAGIPSAFLELKKEEIKQRQIEQEKLASMKKQDEDKDKRDKEEKESSREKRERSRSPRRRKSRSPSPRRRASPVRRERKRSHSRSPRHRTKSRSPSPAPEKKEEIPELPEPSVKAKEPSIQEATSTSDILKAPKPEPIPEPKEPSPEKNSKKEKEKEKTRPRSRSRSKSRSRTRSRSPSHTRPRRRHRTRSRSYSPRRRPSPRRRPSPRRRTPPRRMPPPPRHRRSRSPVRRRRRSSASLSGSSSSSSSSRSRSPPKKPPKRISSPPRKTRRLSPSSSPPRRRHRPSPPASPPPKTRRSPTPQQSNRTRKSRGSVSPGRTSGKATKHKGTEKRESPSPAPKPRKVELSESEEDKGGKMAAADSVQQRRQYRRQNQQSSSDSGSSSSSEDERPKRSNVKNGEVGRRRRHSASRSASPSPRKRQKESSPRMQMGKRWQSPMIKSRRRRSPSPPPARRRRSPSPAPPPRRRRSPTPPPPPPRRRTPSPPPRRRSPSPRRYSPPIQRRYSPSPPPKRRTASPPPPPKRRASPSPPPKRRVSHSPPPKPRSSPVTKRRSPSLSSKHRKGSPPSRSTRETRSPLPNKRHSPSPRPRVPHTSASPTPLRRGASSSPQRRQSPSPSTRPIRRVSRTPEPRKAKKAASPSPQSVRRVSSSRSASRSPEPAAKKHQAPPSPTQSQSPSTNWSPAAPVKKAKSPTPSPSPARNSDQEGGGKKKKKKKDKKHKKDKKHKKHKKHKKEKAAAAAAAAAAVASTTTSAQEEPEAETEPKKETESEAEDNLDDLEKHLREKALRSMRKAQVSPQS, from the exons AATCCAGATTCCAAAATGATGCAGATTAACCTGACTGGATTCTTGAATGGGAAAAATGCTAGAGAATTTATGGGAGAGCTGTGGCCCTTGTTGTTGAGCGCACAGGAAAACATTGCTGGGATCCCTTCTGCTTTCTTGgaactgaaaaaggaagaaataaaacaaagacag ATTGAACAAGAAAAACTTGCATCTATGAAGAAACAAGATGAAGACAAAGATAAGAgggacaaagaagaaaaggagagcagCAGAGAAAAAAGGGAACGATCTAGAAGCCCCAGAAG ACGCAAGTCCAGATCTCCTTCCCCCAGAAGACGAGCCTCCCCTGTCCGACGAGAGAGAAAGCGAAGTCATTCTCGATCTCCTCGTCATAGAACCAAGAGCCGAAGCCCTTCCCCTGctccagaaaagaaagaagaaatcccAGAACTTCCAGAACCTTCAGTGAAAGCCAAGGAACCTTCAATACAAGAGGCAACCTCTACAAG TGACATTCTGAAAGCTCCCAAACCTGAACCTATACCAGAACCGAAGGAACCttcaccagaaaaaaattcaaaaaaggaaaaagaaaaggagaaaacccGCCCAAGGTCTCGATCACGATCCAAATCGAGATCACGAACACGTTCCCGATCCCCTTCTCATACTCGACCTAGACGACGTCATAGAACACGATCGAG GTCATATTCACCTAGAAGACGTCCAAGTCCAAGAAGGCGGCCATCTCCTCGACGAAGAACCCCACCAAGACGAATGCCTCCTCCACCAAGGCATAGAAGAAGTCGATCTCCTGTGAGACG AAGGCGGCGCTCATCAGCATCTCTCTCTGGCAGCAGCTCGTCATCATCATCTTCCCGTTCCCGGTCACCTCCAAAGAAGCCACCCAAAAGAATCTCCAGCCCCCCTAGAAAAACTCGTAGGCTTTCTCCATCTTCAAGTCCTCCACGGCGAAGACATCGGCCATCTCCTCCAGCAAGCCCACCGCCAAAAACCCGTCGGTCACCAACGCCCCAGCAGTCAAATCGTACAAGGAAAAGTCGTGGCTCTGTTTCTCCAGGGAGAACCTCAGGTAAAG CAACAAAACATAAAGGTACCGAGAAAAGAGAGTCACCTTCACCAGCACCAAAACCTCGGAAAGTAGAGTTATCCGAATCGG AAGAAGACAAAGGTGGCAAAATGGCAGCAGCAGATTCCGTGCAACAGAGGCGACAGTACCGGAGACAGAACCAGCAGTCTTCTTCTG ACTctggctcctcctcctcctcagaaGACGAACGACCGAAGAGATCAAACGTGAAAAATGGAGAAGTGGGAAGACGTCGACGACATTCGGCCTCTCGGAGTGCATCCCCATCACCACGGAAACGCCAGAAAGAGTCCTCTCCTCg GATGCAGATGGGAAAGAGATGGCAATCGCCAATGATTAAAAG TAGGCGGAGAAGAAGTCCATCACCTCCACCGGCTAGACGACGGCGTTCCCCTTCTCCGGCCCCTCCACCCCGGCGGCGGCGATCTCCCACACCACCACCTCCACCACCACGGCGCAG gactccttctcctcccccacgTCGACGCTCACCTTCTCCAAGAAGATACTCTCCTCCAATACAGAGAAGATACTCTCCTTCCCCGCCTCCTAAGAGAAGAACGGCTTCCCCACCACCACCTCCCAAGCGAAGGGCATCACCTTCGCCTCCCCCAAAGCGACGGGTCTCCCATTCTCCACCTCCGAAGCCAAGAAGTTCCCCTGTTACAAAGAGACGTTCCCCTTCCTTATCTTCTAAGCATAGGAAAGGGTCCCCCCCTAGCCGATCCACCCGAGAAACCCGGTCTCCTCTACCAAACAAACGGCATTCACCTTCACCACGGCCTCGAGTTCCTCATACCTCTGCAAGTCCTACCCCACTCCGAAGAGGAGCTTCATCTTCACCCCAAAGAAGGCAGTCCCCATCACCAAGCACTAGGCCTATCAGGAGAGTCTCCAGAACCCCAGAGcccagaaaagcaaaaaa gGCTGCCTCACCAAGTCCCCAGTCTGTAAGAAGGGTCTCATCCTCCAGATCTGCCTCCAGATCTCCTGAGCCAGCAGCTAAGAAACACCAAGCACCTCCATCCCCCACCCAGTCTCAATCCCCATCCACGAATTGGTCGCCAGCAGCACCTGTCAAGAAGGCTAAAAGCCCCACACCAAGCCCATCCCCTGCCAGG AATTCAGACCAGGAGGGtggtgggaagaaaaagaagaaaaagaaggacaaGAAACACAAAAAGGACAAGAAgcacaaaaaacacaaaaaacataaGAAGGAGAAGGCTGCAGCggctgccgctgctgctgctgccgtaGCATCCACCACCACATCAGCCCAGGAAGAGCCTGAAGCAGAGACAGAGCCCAAAAAG GAGACTGAGAGCGAAGCTGAAGACAACCTGGATGATCTAGAGAAACACCTTCGGGAAAAGGCGCTGAGGTCGATGAGAAAGGCGCAAGTGTCCCCACAGTCCTAG
- the SRRM1 gene encoding serine/arginine repetitive matrix protein 1 isoform X1 codes for MDAGFFRGTSAEQDNRFSNKQKKLLKQLKFAECLEKKVDMGKVNLEVIKPWITKRVTEILGFEDDVVIEFIFNQLEVKNPDSKMMQINLTGFLNGKNAREFMGELWPLLLSAQENIAGIPSAFLELKKEEIKQRQIEQEKLASMKKQDEDKDKRDKEEKESSREKRERSRSPRRRKSRSPSPRRRASPVRRERKRSHSRSPRHRTKSRSPSPAPEKKEEIPELPEPSVKAKEPSIQEATSTSDILKAPKPEPIPEPKEPSPEKNSKKEKEKEKTRPRSRSRSKSRSRTRSRSPSHTRPRRRHRTRSRSYSPRRRPSPRRRPSPRRRTPPRRMPPPPRHRRSRSPVRRRRRSSASLSGSSSSSSSSRSRSPPKKPPKRISSPPRKTRRLSPSSSPPRRRHRPSPPASPPPKTRRSPTPQQSNRTRKSRGSVSPGRTSGKATKHKGTEKRESPSPAPKPRKVELSESEEDKGGKMAAADSVQQRRQYRRQNQQSSSDSGSSSSSEDERPKRSNVKNGEVGRRRRHSASRSASPSPRKRQKESSPRMQMGKRWQSPMIKSSRRRRSPSPPPARRRRSPSPAPPPRRRRSPTPPPPPPRRRTPSPPPRRRSPSPRRYSPPIQRRYSPSPPPKRRTASPPPPPKRRASPSPPPKRRVSHSPPPKPRSSPVTKRRSPSLSSKHRKGSPPSRSTRETRSPLPNKRHSPSPRPRVPHTSASPTPLRRGASSSPQRRQSPSPSTRPIRRVSRTPEPRKAKKAASPSPQSVRRVSSSRSASRSPEPAAKKHQAPPSPTQSQSPSTNWSPAAPVKKAKSPTPSPSPARNSDQEGGGKKKKKKKDKKHKKDKKHKKHKKHKKEKAAAAAAAAAAVASTTTSAQEEPEAETEPKKETESEAEDNLDDLEKHLREKALRSMRKAQVSPQS; via the exons AATCCAGATTCCAAAATGATGCAGATTAACCTGACTGGATTCTTGAATGGGAAAAATGCTAGAGAATTTATGGGAGAGCTGTGGCCCTTGTTGTTGAGCGCACAGGAAAACATTGCTGGGATCCCTTCTGCTTTCTTGgaactgaaaaaggaagaaataaaacaaagacag ATTGAACAAGAAAAACTTGCATCTATGAAGAAACAAGATGAAGACAAAGATAAGAgggacaaagaagaaaaggagagcagCAGAGAAAAAAGGGAACGATCTAGAAGCCCCAGAAG ACGCAAGTCCAGATCTCCTTCCCCCAGAAGACGAGCCTCCCCTGTCCGACGAGAGAGAAAGCGAAGTCATTCTCGATCTCCTCGTCATAGAACCAAGAGCCGAAGCCCTTCCCCTGctccagaaaagaaagaagaaatcccAGAACTTCCAGAACCTTCAGTGAAAGCCAAGGAACCTTCAATACAAGAGGCAACCTCTACAAG TGACATTCTGAAAGCTCCCAAACCTGAACCTATACCAGAACCGAAGGAACCttcaccagaaaaaaattcaaaaaaggaaaaagaaaaggagaaaacccGCCCAAGGTCTCGATCACGATCCAAATCGAGATCACGAACACGTTCCCGATCCCCTTCTCATACTCGACCTAGACGACGTCATAGAACACGATCGAG GTCATATTCACCTAGAAGACGTCCAAGTCCAAGAAGGCGGCCATCTCCTCGACGAAGAACCCCACCAAGACGAATGCCTCCTCCACCAAGGCATAGAAGAAGTCGATCTCCTGTGAGACG AAGGCGGCGCTCATCAGCATCTCTCTCTGGCAGCAGCTCGTCATCATCATCTTCCCGTTCCCGGTCACCTCCAAAGAAGCCACCCAAAAGAATCTCCAGCCCCCCTAGAAAAACTCGTAGGCTTTCTCCATCTTCAAGTCCTCCACGGCGAAGACATCGGCCATCTCCTCCAGCAAGCCCACCGCCAAAAACCCGTCGGTCACCAACGCCCCAGCAGTCAAATCGTACAAGGAAAAGTCGTGGCTCTGTTTCTCCAGGGAGAACCTCAGGTAAAG CAACAAAACATAAAGGTACCGAGAAAAGAGAGTCACCTTCACCAGCACCAAAACCTCGGAAAGTAGAGTTATCCGAATCGG AAGAAGACAAAGGTGGCAAAATGGCAGCAGCAGATTCCGTGCAACAGAGGCGACAGTACCGGAGACAGAACCAGCAGTCTTCTTCTG ACTctggctcctcctcctcctcagaaGACGAACGACCGAAGAGATCAAACGTGAAAAATGGAGAAGTGGGAAGACGTCGACGACATTCGGCCTCTCGGAGTGCATCCCCATCACCACGGAAACGCCAGAAAGAGTCCTCTCCTCg GATGCAGATGGGAAAGAGATGGCAATCGCCAATGATTAAAAG taGTAGGCGGAGAAGAAGTCCATCACCTCCACCGGCTAGACGACGGCGTTCCCCTTCTCCGGCCCCTCCACCCCGGCGGCGGCGATCTCCCACACCACCACCTCCACCACCACGGCGCAG gactccttctcctcccccacgTCGACGCTCACCTTCTCCAAGAAGATACTCTCCTCCAATACAGAGAAGATACTCTCCTTCCCCGCCTCCTAAGAGAAGAACGGCTTCCCCACCACCACCTCCCAAGCGAAGGGCATCACCTTCGCCTCCCCCAAAGCGACGGGTCTCCCATTCTCCACCTCCGAAGCCAAGAAGTTCCCCTGTTACAAAGAGACGTTCCCCTTCCTTATCTTCTAAGCATAGGAAAGGGTCCCCCCCTAGCCGATCCACCCGAGAAACCCGGTCTCCTCTACCAAACAAACGGCATTCACCTTCACCACGGCCTCGAGTTCCTCATACCTCTGCAAGTCCTACCCCACTCCGAAGAGGAGCTTCATCTTCACCCCAAAGAAGGCAGTCCCCATCACCAAGCACTAGGCCTATCAGGAGAGTCTCCAGAACCCCAGAGcccagaaaagcaaaaaa gGCTGCCTCACCAAGTCCCCAGTCTGTAAGAAGGGTCTCATCCTCCAGATCTGCCTCCAGATCTCCTGAGCCAGCAGCTAAGAAACACCAAGCACCTCCATCCCCCACCCAGTCTCAATCCCCATCCACGAATTGGTCGCCAGCAGCACCTGTCAAGAAGGCTAAAAGCCCCACACCAAGCCCATCCCCTGCCAGG AATTCAGACCAGGAGGGtggtgggaagaaaaagaagaaaaagaaggacaaGAAACACAAAAAGGACAAGAAgcacaaaaaacacaaaaaacataaGAAGGAGAAGGCTGCAGCggctgccgctgctgctgctgccgtaGCATCCACCACCACATCAGCCCAGGAAGAGCCTGAAGCAGAGACAGAGCCCAAAAAG GAGACTGAGAGCGAAGCTGAAGACAACCTGGATGATCTAGAGAAACACCTTCGGGAAAAGGCGCTGAGGTCGATGAGAAAGGCGCAAGTGTCCCCACAGTCCTAG
- the SRRM1 gene encoding serine/arginine repetitive matrix protein 1 isoform X4, with amino-acid sequence MDAGFFRGTSAEQDNRFSNKQKKLLKQLKFAECLEKKVDMGKVNLEVIKPWITKRVTEILGFEDDVVIEFIFNQLEVKNPDSKMMQINLTGFLNGKNAREFMGELWPLLLSAQENIAGIPSAFLELKKEEIKQRQIEQEKLASMKKQDEDKDKRDKEEKESSREKRERSRSPRRRKSRSPSPRRRASPVRRERKRSHSRSPRHRTKSRSPSPAPEKKEEIPELPEPSVKAKEPSIQEATSTSDILKAPKPEPIPEPKEPSPEKNSKKEKEKEKTRPRSRSRSKSRSRTRSRSPSHTRPRRRHRTRSRSYSPRRRPSPRRRPSPRRRTPPRRMPPPPRHRRSRSPVRRRRRSSASLSGSSSSSSSSRSRSPPKKPPKRISSPPRKTRRLSPSSSPPRRRHRPSPPASPPPKTRRSPTPQQSNRTRKSRGSVSPGRTSGKATKHKGTEKRESPSPAPKPRKVELSESEDKGGKMAAADSVQQRRQYRRQNQQSSSDSGSSSSSEDERPKRSNVKNGEVGRRRRHSASRSASPSPRKRQKESSPRMQMGKRWQSPMIKSRRRRSPSPPPARRRRSPSPAPPPRRRRSPTPPPPPPRRRTPSPPPRRRSPSPRRYSPPIQRRYSPSPPPKRRTASPPPPPKRRASPSPPPKRRVSHSPPPKPRSSPVTKRRSPSLSSKHRKGSPPSRSTRETRSPLPNKRHSPSPRPRVPHTSASPTPLRRGASSSPQRRQSPSPSTRPIRRVSRTPEPRKAKKAASPSPQSVRRVSSSRSASRSPEPAAKKHQAPPSPTQSQSPSTNWSPAAPVKKAKSPTPSPSPARNSDQEGGGKKKKKKKDKKHKKDKKHKKHKKHKKEKAAAAAAAAAAVASTTTSAQEEPEAETEPKKETESEAEDNLDDLEKHLREKALRSMRKAQVSPQS; translated from the exons AATCCAGATTCCAAAATGATGCAGATTAACCTGACTGGATTCTTGAATGGGAAAAATGCTAGAGAATTTATGGGAGAGCTGTGGCCCTTGTTGTTGAGCGCACAGGAAAACATTGCTGGGATCCCTTCTGCTTTCTTGgaactgaaaaaggaagaaataaaacaaagacag ATTGAACAAGAAAAACTTGCATCTATGAAGAAACAAGATGAAGACAAAGATAAGAgggacaaagaagaaaaggagagcagCAGAGAAAAAAGGGAACGATCTAGAAGCCCCAGAAG ACGCAAGTCCAGATCTCCTTCCCCCAGAAGACGAGCCTCCCCTGTCCGACGAGAGAGAAAGCGAAGTCATTCTCGATCTCCTCGTCATAGAACCAAGAGCCGAAGCCCTTCCCCTGctccagaaaagaaagaagaaatcccAGAACTTCCAGAACCTTCAGTGAAAGCCAAGGAACCTTCAATACAAGAGGCAACCTCTACAAG TGACATTCTGAAAGCTCCCAAACCTGAACCTATACCAGAACCGAAGGAACCttcaccagaaaaaaattcaaaaaaggaaaaagaaaaggagaaaacccGCCCAAGGTCTCGATCACGATCCAAATCGAGATCACGAACACGTTCCCGATCCCCTTCTCATACTCGACCTAGACGACGTCATAGAACACGATCGAG GTCATATTCACCTAGAAGACGTCCAAGTCCAAGAAGGCGGCCATCTCCTCGACGAAGAACCCCACCAAGACGAATGCCTCCTCCACCAAGGCATAGAAGAAGTCGATCTCCTGTGAGACG AAGGCGGCGCTCATCAGCATCTCTCTCTGGCAGCAGCTCGTCATCATCATCTTCCCGTTCCCGGTCACCTCCAAAGAAGCCACCCAAAAGAATCTCCAGCCCCCCTAGAAAAACTCGTAGGCTTTCTCCATCTTCAAGTCCTCCACGGCGAAGACATCGGCCATCTCCTCCAGCAAGCCCACCGCCAAAAACCCGTCGGTCACCAACGCCCCAGCAGTCAAATCGTACAAGGAAAAGTCGTGGCTCTGTTTCTCCAGGGAGAACCTCAGGTAAAG CAACAAAACATAAAGGTACCGAGAAAAGAGAGTCACCTTCACCAGCACCAAAACCTCGGAAAGTAGAGTTATCCGAATCGG AAGACAAAGGTGGCAAAATGGCAGCAGCAGATTCCGTGCAACAGAGGCGACAGTACCGGAGACAGAACCAGCAGTCTTCTTCTG ACTctggctcctcctcctcctcagaaGACGAACGACCGAAGAGATCAAACGTGAAAAATGGAGAAGTGGGAAGACGTCGACGACATTCGGCCTCTCGGAGTGCATCCCCATCACCACGGAAACGCCAGAAAGAGTCCTCTCCTCg GATGCAGATGGGAAAGAGATGGCAATCGCCAATGATTAAAAG TAGGCGGAGAAGAAGTCCATCACCTCCACCGGCTAGACGACGGCGTTCCCCTTCTCCGGCCCCTCCACCCCGGCGGCGGCGATCTCCCACACCACCACCTCCACCACCACGGCGCAG gactccttctcctcccccacgTCGACGCTCACCTTCTCCAAGAAGATACTCTCCTCCAATACAGAGAAGATACTCTCCTTCCCCGCCTCCTAAGAGAAGAACGGCTTCCCCACCACCACCTCCCAAGCGAAGGGCATCACCTTCGCCTCCCCCAAAGCGACGGGTCTCCCATTCTCCACCTCCGAAGCCAAGAAGTTCCCCTGTTACAAAGAGACGTTCCCCTTCCTTATCTTCTAAGCATAGGAAAGGGTCCCCCCCTAGCCGATCCACCCGAGAAACCCGGTCTCCTCTACCAAACAAACGGCATTCACCTTCACCACGGCCTCGAGTTCCTCATACCTCTGCAAGTCCTACCCCACTCCGAAGAGGAGCTTCATCTTCACCCCAAAGAAGGCAGTCCCCATCACCAAGCACTAGGCCTATCAGGAGAGTCTCCAGAACCCCAGAGcccagaaaagcaaaaaa gGCTGCCTCACCAAGTCCCCAGTCTGTAAGAAGGGTCTCATCCTCCAGATCTGCCTCCAGATCTCCTGAGCCAGCAGCTAAGAAACACCAAGCACCTCCATCCCCCACCCAGTCTCAATCCCCATCCACGAATTGGTCGCCAGCAGCACCTGTCAAGAAGGCTAAAAGCCCCACACCAAGCCCATCCCCTGCCAGG AATTCAGACCAGGAGGGtggtgggaagaaaaagaagaaaaagaaggacaaGAAACACAAAAAGGACAAGAAgcacaaaaaacacaaaaaacataaGAAGGAGAAGGCTGCAGCggctgccgctgctgctgctgccgtaGCATCCACCACCACATCAGCCCAGGAAGAGCCTGAAGCAGAGACAGAGCCCAAAAAG GAGACTGAGAGCGAAGCTGAAGACAACCTGGATGATCTAGAGAAACACCTTCGGGAAAAGGCGCTGAGGTCGATGAGAAAGGCGCAAGTGTCCCCACAGTCCTAG
- the SRRM1 gene encoding serine/arginine repetitive matrix protein 1 isoform X3 — protein MDAGFFRGTSAEQDNRFSNKQKKLLKQLKFAECLEKKVDMGKVNLEVIKPWITKRVTEILGFEDDVVIEFIFNQLEVKNPDSKMMQINLTGFLNGKNAREFMGELWPLLLSAQENIAGIPSAFLELKKEEIKQRQIEQEKLASMKKQDEDKDKRDKEEKESSREKRERSRSPRRRKSRSPSPRRRASPVRRERKRSHSRSPRHRTKSRSPSPAPEKKEEIPELPEPSVKAKEPSIQEATSTSDILKAPKPEPIPEPKEPSPEKNSKKEKEKEKTRPRSRSRSKSRSRTRSRSPSHTRPRRRHRTRSRSYSPRRRPSPRRRPSPRRRTPPRRMPPPPRHRRSRSPVRRRRRSSASLSGSSSSSSSSRSRSPPKKPPKRISSPPRKTRRLSPSSSPPRRRHRPSPPASPPPKTRRSPTPQQSNRTRKSRGSVSPGRTSGKATKHKGTEKRESPSPAPKPRKVELSESEDKGGKMAAADSVQQRRQYRRQNQQSSSDSGSSSSSEDERPKRSNVKNGEVGRRRRHSASRSASPSPRKRQKESSPRMQMGKRWQSPMIKSSRRRRSPSPPPARRRRSPSPAPPPRRRRSPTPPPPPPRRRTPSPPPRRRSPSPRRYSPPIQRRYSPSPPPKRRTASPPPPPKRRASPSPPPKRRVSHSPPPKPRSSPVTKRRSPSLSSKHRKGSPPSRSTRETRSPLPNKRHSPSPRPRVPHTSASPTPLRRGASSSPQRRQSPSPSTRPIRRVSRTPEPRKAKKAASPSPQSVRRVSSSRSASRSPEPAAKKHQAPPSPTQSQSPSTNWSPAAPVKKAKSPTPSPSPARNSDQEGGGKKKKKKKDKKHKKDKKHKKHKKHKKEKAAAAAAAAAAVASTTTSAQEEPEAETEPKKETESEAEDNLDDLEKHLREKALRSMRKAQVSPQS, from the exons AATCCAGATTCCAAAATGATGCAGATTAACCTGACTGGATTCTTGAATGGGAAAAATGCTAGAGAATTTATGGGAGAGCTGTGGCCCTTGTTGTTGAGCGCACAGGAAAACATTGCTGGGATCCCTTCTGCTTTCTTGgaactgaaaaaggaagaaataaaacaaagacag ATTGAACAAGAAAAACTTGCATCTATGAAGAAACAAGATGAAGACAAAGATAAGAgggacaaagaagaaaaggagagcagCAGAGAAAAAAGGGAACGATCTAGAAGCCCCAGAAG ACGCAAGTCCAGATCTCCTTCCCCCAGAAGACGAGCCTCCCCTGTCCGACGAGAGAGAAAGCGAAGTCATTCTCGATCTCCTCGTCATAGAACCAAGAGCCGAAGCCCTTCCCCTGctccagaaaagaaagaagaaatcccAGAACTTCCAGAACCTTCAGTGAAAGCCAAGGAACCTTCAATACAAGAGGCAACCTCTACAAG TGACATTCTGAAAGCTCCCAAACCTGAACCTATACCAGAACCGAAGGAACCttcaccagaaaaaaattcaaaaaaggaaaaagaaaaggagaaaacccGCCCAAGGTCTCGATCACGATCCAAATCGAGATCACGAACACGTTCCCGATCCCCTTCTCATACTCGACCTAGACGACGTCATAGAACACGATCGAG GTCATATTCACCTAGAAGACGTCCAAGTCCAAGAAGGCGGCCATCTCCTCGACGAAGAACCCCACCAAGACGAATGCCTCCTCCACCAAGGCATAGAAGAAGTCGATCTCCTGTGAGACG AAGGCGGCGCTCATCAGCATCTCTCTCTGGCAGCAGCTCGTCATCATCATCTTCCCGTTCCCGGTCACCTCCAAAGAAGCCACCCAAAAGAATCTCCAGCCCCCCTAGAAAAACTCGTAGGCTTTCTCCATCTTCAAGTCCTCCACGGCGAAGACATCGGCCATCTCCTCCAGCAAGCCCACCGCCAAAAACCCGTCGGTCACCAACGCCCCAGCAGTCAAATCGTACAAGGAAAAGTCGTGGCTCTGTTTCTCCAGGGAGAACCTCAGGTAAAG CAACAAAACATAAAGGTACCGAGAAAAGAGAGTCACCTTCACCAGCACCAAAACCTCGGAAAGTAGAGTTATCCGAATCGG AAGACAAAGGTGGCAAAATGGCAGCAGCAGATTCCGTGCAACAGAGGCGACAGTACCGGAGACAGAACCAGCAGTCTTCTTCTG ACTctggctcctcctcctcctcagaaGACGAACGACCGAAGAGATCAAACGTGAAAAATGGAGAAGTGGGAAGACGTCGACGACATTCGGCCTCTCGGAGTGCATCCCCATCACCACGGAAACGCCAGAAAGAGTCCTCTCCTCg GATGCAGATGGGAAAGAGATGGCAATCGCCAATGATTAAAAG taGTAGGCGGAGAAGAAGTCCATCACCTCCACCGGCTAGACGACGGCGTTCCCCTTCTCCGGCCCCTCCACCCCGGCGGCGGCGATCTCCCACACCACCACCTCCACCACCACGGCGCAG gactccttctcctcccccacgTCGACGCTCACCTTCTCCAAGAAGATACTCTCCTCCAATACAGAGAAGATACTCTCCTTCCCCGCCTCCTAAGAGAAGAACGGCTTCCCCACCACCACCTCCCAAGCGAAGGGCATCACCTTCGCCTCCCCCAAAGCGACGGGTCTCCCATTCTCCACCTCCGAAGCCAAGAAGTTCCCCTGTTACAAAGAGACGTTCCCCTTCCTTATCTTCTAAGCATAGGAAAGGGTCCCCCCCTAGCCGATCCACCCGAGAAACCCGGTCTCCTCTACCAAACAAACGGCATTCACCTTCACCACGGCCTCGAGTTCCTCATACCTCTGCAAGTCCTACCCCACTCCGAAGAGGAGCTTCATCTTCACCCCAAAGAAGGCAGTCCCCATCACCAAGCACTAGGCCTATCAGGAGAGTCTCCAGAACCCCAGAGcccagaaaagcaaaaaa gGCTGCCTCACCAAGTCCCCAGTCTGTAAGAAGGGTCTCATCCTCCAGATCTGCCTCCAGATCTCCTGAGCCAGCAGCTAAGAAACACCAAGCACCTCCATCCCCCACCCAGTCTCAATCCCCATCCACGAATTGGTCGCCAGCAGCACCTGTCAAGAAGGCTAAAAGCCCCACACCAAGCCCATCCCCTGCCAGG AATTCAGACCAGGAGGGtggtgggaagaaaaagaagaaaaagaaggacaaGAAACACAAAAAGGACAAGAAgcacaaaaaacacaaaaaacataaGAAGGAGAAGGCTGCAGCggctgccgctgctgctgctgccgtaGCATCCACCACCACATCAGCCCAGGAAGAGCCTGAAGCAGAGACAGAGCCCAAAAAG GAGACTGAGAGCGAAGCTGAAGACAACCTGGATGATCTAGAGAAACACCTTCGGGAAAAGGCGCTGAGGTCGATGAGAAAGGCGCAAGTGTCCCCACAGTCCTAG